In the Lysinibacillus sp. PLM2 genome, one interval contains:
- the rplU gene encoding 50S ribosomal protein L21 has translation MYAIIETGGKQIKVEAGQEIYVEKLGVEADEVVTFDKVLFVGGETVKVGAPTVEGATVTAKVVKEGRAKKITVFKYKAKKNYRRKQGHRQPYTKLVVESINA, from the coding sequence ATGTACGCAATTATCGAAACTGGTGGTAAACAAATCAAAGTAGAAGCTGGACAAGAAATCTATGTTGAAAAACTAGGTGTCGAAGCTGATGAAGTAGTAACTTTTGATAAAGTTTTATTCGTAGGTGGCGAAACAGTTAAAGTTGGAGCTCCAACAGTTGAAGGTGCTACTGTAACAGCGAAAGTTGTTAAAGAAGGTCGCGCTAAAAAAATCACTGTATTCAAATACAAAGCGAAGAAAAACTACCGTCGTAAACAAGGTCATCGTCAACCTTACACTAAATTAGTTGTTGAATCTATCAACGCTTAA